One part of the Lotus japonicus ecotype B-129 chromosome 2, LjGifu_v1.2 genome encodes these proteins:
- the LOC130737161 gene encoding uncharacterized protein LOC130737161 produces the protein MLSVSRNVSDTRFNELKQLLNVKAVESYDKYLRLPTVIEIDSMISRIFWSGDVSRRAKNWWRIYTHPETLLARVFKGVYFPRGSVWGARKGYHPSYAWTSILKTSWIFERGGLWPIGDGSKVQAWTDKWLPNGVPLTYRVDVAEALGIVRVSDMIEEGPKRWNREWVEEGFHPATTSHILGIPLDLHGGEDVLAWPHASDGQYTSKTGYNFICGLLALEAASSSSSMRLTLPPKLWRQFWSTDALPRCKEIVWRAIRGFLPVWAQLFLRHVDTDPGCVFCDHDSESTEHIFMRCSAAMAIWYASPLSLRVESVSSFQALWTSIIHEQQPEVVAMAQTMIYQIWEVRNRVLFRDGKLVVAEVIDRVLGMTRVALPRAREESTTSIAVWWRPQERVVKLNFDASFVDGNVAGLGMVARNHRGEIMASATSYPVPTLSALLAEACGLRWAMQSATELSFRRVCLETDCLQLFQWWQKAVVGRSYLDNIIRDCRTYVSFFDFFSLSFVRRTGNSVADFLAKNASTYANSVWVEEVSDAVIGLVNLDVLASPFGP, from the exons ATGCTCTCAGTAAGCCGAAACGTGTCTGATACTAGATTTAATGAGCTTAAACAACTTCTGAATGTAAAGGCGGTCGAGAGTTATGATAAATATCTAAGGTTGCCAACTGTCATTG AGATTGATAGCATGATATCCAGAATCTTTTGGAGTGGTGATGTTAGCCGACGTG CAAAGAATTGGTGGCGTATTTACACTCATCCAGAGACTTTACTAGCGAGGGTGTTCAAGGGAGTATACTTCCCGAGAGGCTCGGTTTGGGGAGCCCGAAAGGGTTACCATCCTAGCTACGCTTGGACCAGCATCCTCAAAACTAGCTGGATTTTTGAAAGAGGAGGATTATGGCCCATTGGAGATGGCTCGAAGGTCCAAGCATGGACTGATAAATGGTTGCCGAATGGAGTCCCGCTCACATATCGGGTTGACGTAGCGGAGGCTCTTGGCATTGTTCGGGTTTCAGATATGATCGAGGAAGGTCCAAAACGTTGGAACCGTGAGTGGGTTGAAGAGGGTTTTCACCCAGCGACAACATCACATATTCTTGGCATTCCTTTGGATTTGCATGGCGGGGAGGATGTGTTAGCTTGGCCTCATGCTTCCGATGGCCAATATACTTCTAAAACAGGTTATAATTTCATTTGTGGCTTGCTAGCATTGGAGGcggcttcatcatcttcatctatgAGGTTGACGTTACCACCCAAACTTTGGCGCCAATTCTGGTCAACCGACGCTCTCCCAAGGTGCAAGGAAATAGTTTGGAGAGCAATCCGGGGTTTTCTTCCAGTTTGGGCTCAACTCTTCCTGCGTCATGTGGATACGGACCCAGGCTGTGTTTTTTGCGACCATGACAGCGAGTCCACTGAGCATATCTTTATGCGGTGCTCGGCAGCGATGGCGATTTGGTATGCTTCACCCCTCTCCCTTCGAGTCGAGAGCGTGTCGTCTTTCCAGGCCTTGTGGACATCGATAATACATGAGCAACAACCCGAGGTGGTGGCAATGGCACAAACAATGATTTATCAAATATGGGAGGTGAGAAACAGAGTTCTCTTTCGTGATGGCAAGCTGGTGGTGGCGGAGGTTATTGATCGTGTGCTTGGGATGACAAGGGTGGCTCTTCCAAGGGCCCGTGAGGAGTCCACGACAAGCATAGCTGTGTGGTGGCGACCGCAAGAACGAGTGGTAAAACTTAACTTTGATGCTTCTTTTGTGGATGGTAACGTGGCAGGGTTGGGAATGGTTGCTCGCAATCATCGTGGCGAGATCATGGCATCAGCGACGTCCTATCCGGTGCCCACTCTATCAGCTTTGTTGGCGGAGGCTTGTGGTTTGAGGTGGGCGATGCAGTCGGCAACAGAGCTTAGCTTTAGGAGAGTTTGTCTGGAGACAGATTGCCTCCAGTTGTTCCAGTGGTGGCAGAAGGCTGTGGTGGGTCGTTCCTATTTGGATAACATTATTAGAGATTGTCGTACTTATGTTTCGTtttttgatttcttttctttatcttttgttAGACGTACTGGCAACTCAGTTGCAGACTTTTTGGCTAAGAACGCTTCCACTTATGCGAATTCAGTATGGGTGGAAGAAGTTTCCGATGCCGTTATTGGTTTGGTAAACTTGGATGTACTTGCTTCTCCATTTGGCCCTTAA
- the LOC130740402 gene encoding double-stranded RNA-binding protein 2: protein MYKNQLQELAQRSCFNLPSYTCLREGPDHAPRFKATVNFNGETFETPHYCSTLRQAEHSAAEVALNSLSHRGPSHSLAAKILDETGVYKNLLQEIAQRVGAPLPQYTTFRSGLGHLPVFTGTVELAGITFTGEPAKSKKQAEKNAAMAAWSTLKQLAKETSSSSTEPENNDELEQITIARALLNFRLKEKMTMSNPNAPIPFPKKFQFQNPRPTSPQPLPAATSKILPLFSQKTAPRSRHLVTAAASSGNSATQRYYSTPESRGPCRPNFPAVGAAPYVPIRQMRSPCQGIAPPVTIRTAVPVFSPPPATVSHHQVMQASSIRVAPPVNIRQAVPVYAAPPARIDEPAPIRKDKTDVKAESMKIEEPPTVNAPSQEDKTDTKMQNIPPESETMQSLLQLRI from the exons ATGTACAAGAACCAGCTTCAGGAGCTGGCGCAACGGAGCTGCTTCAACCTCCCTTCCTACACGTGCCTCCGGGAAGGTCCCGATCACGCGCCGCGCTTCAAGGCCACCGTTAACTTCAACGGCGAGACCTTCGAGACCCCTCACTACTGCTCCACGCTTCGCCAGGCGGAGCACTCCGCCGCTGAGGTGGCTCTCAATTCACTCTCCCACCGTGGCCCCTCTCACTCCCTCGCCGCCAAGATCCTC GATGAGACGGGGGTCTACAAGAACCTCTTACAGGAAATTGCGCAAAGGGTAGGGGCTCCATTGCCACAATACACAACATTCAGGTCAGGCCTAGGACACCTACCTGTTTTCACTGGGACTGTAGAATTAGCTGGCATTACATTTACTGGTGAACCTGCCAAGAGTAAGAAACAAGCAGAGAAAAATGCAGCTATGGCAGCATGGTCGACTCTTAAGCAGT TGGCAAAAGAAACTTCAAGCTCTTCAACTGAACCAGAGAACAATGATGAATTAGAACAGATCACCATAGCACGGGCCTTGTTGAACTTCCGTCTGAAGGAAAAGATGACAATGTCAAATCCTAATGCTCCAATTCCATTTCCGAAAAAGTTTCAGTTTCAAAATCCCAGGCCAACTAGTCCTCAACCTCTGCCTGCTGCAACATCAAAGATACTTCCCCTATTTTCCCAAAAGACAGCACCTCGAAGCAGGCATCTAGTAACCGCAGCAGCCAGCAGTGGCAATTCAGCAACACAACGATACTATTCTACACCAGAAAGCAGAGGGCCTTGTCGGCCGAATTTCCCAGCAGTAGGAGCAGCACCTTATGTTCCCATTCGACAAATGCGATCACCTTGCCAAGGGATCGCCCCTCCAGTGACTATAAGGACTGCTGTACCTGTATTCTCCCCACCACCGGCCACAGTGTCCCATCATCAAGTAATGCAGGCTTCTTCTATACGAGTTGCTCCTCCGGTCAATATTCGGCAAGCAGTTCCAGTATACGCTGCTCCCCCAGCTCGGATAGATGAACCTGCTCCAATCCGCAAAGATAAAACTGATGTTAAGGCTGAGAGCATGAAGATTGAAGAACCACCAACTGTAAATGCCCCTAGCCAGGAAGATAAAACTGACACTAAGATGCAGAACATTCCTCCAGAATCTGAGACAATGCAGAGCTTGTTGCAgctgagaatttga
- the LOC130740401 gene encoding homeobox-leucine zipper protein REVOLUTA-like has product MAMAVAQHRGESSSSGSIDKHLDGGKYVRYTAEQVEALERVYAECPKPSSLRRQQLIRECPILSNIEPKQIKVWFQNRRCREKQRKEASRLQTVNRKLSAMNKLLMEENDRLQKQVSQLVCENGFMRQQLHTTPGANTDASCDSVVTTPQHTMRDANNPAGLLSIAEETLTEFLSKATGTAVDWVQLPGMKPGPDSVGIFAISQSCSGVAARACGLVSLEPTKIAEILKDRPSWFRECRSLEVFTMFPAGNGGTIELVYTQTYAPTTLAPARDFWTLRYTSSLDNGSLVVCERSLSGSGSRPNPAAAAQFVRAEMLPSGYLIRPCDGGGSIIHIVDHLNLEAWSVPEVLRPLYESSKVVAQKMTIAALRYIRQIAQETSGEVVYGLGRQPAVLRTFSQRLSRGFNDAVNGFNDDGWTVLNCEGAEDVIIAVNSTKNLSSTSNPANSLTFLGGILCAKASMLIQNVPPAVLVRFLREHRSEWADFNVDAYSAASLKAGTYAYPGMRPTRFTGSQIIMPLGHTIEHEEMLEVIRLEGHSIAQEDAFVSRDIHLLQICSGIDENAVGAYSELIFAPIDEMFPDDAPLVPSGFRIIPLDSKPGDKKDAMNSNRTLDLTSGFEVAPATTHGADASSSHNRSVLTIAFQFPFDSSLQDNVAVMARQYVRSVISSVQRVAMAISPSGINPTAGSKLSPGSPEAVTLAQWICQSYSYYLGTDLLRSDSLVGDMMLKHLWHHQDAVLCCSLKSLPVFIFANQAGLDMLETTLVALQDITLDKIFDESGRKALFADFAKLMQQGFAYLPAGICMSTMGRHVSYEQAIAWKVLTAEDNNTVHCLAFTFINWSFV; this is encoded by the exons ATGGCTATGGCTGTGGCTCAACATAGAGGTGAAAGCAGCAGCAGTGGTAGCATTGATAAGCACCTTGATGGTGGGAAATATGTGAGGTACACTGCTGAACAAGTTGAGGCTCTTGAAAGGGTTTATGCTGAGTGCCCCAAGCCTAGTTCCCTCAGGAGACAGCAACTTATCAGAGAGTGTCCTATTCTTTCCAACATTGAGCCTAAGCAAATCAAGGTTTGGTTTCAGAATCGCAG GTGTAGAGAGAAGCAGAGAAAAGAGGCTTCAAGGCTTCAGACGGTGAACCGAAAACTCTCAGCAATGAACAAGTTGTTGATGGAGGAAAATGATCGGTTGCAGAAACAGGTATCACAGCTTGTATGCGAGAATGGGTTCATGCGGCAACAATTGCACACT ACACCAGGAGCAAACACTGATGCTAGTTGTGATTCGGTGGTTACTACTCCTCAACATACCATGAGAGATGCTAATAACCCTGCTGG ACTCCTATCAATTGCAGAGGAGACTTTGACAGAGTTCCTTTCAAAGGCTACAGGAACTGCTGTAGATTGGGTCCAGTTGCCTGGGATGaag CCTGGTCCGGATTCGGTTGGGATCTTTGCGATTTCACAAAGTTGCAGTGGAGTGGCAGCCCGAGCCTGTGGTCTTGTTAGTTTAGAACCTACAAAG ATTGCAGAGATCCTTAAAGATCGTCCATCTTGGTTTCGGGAGTGTCGAAGCCTAGAAGTTTTCACAATGTTTCCTGCAGGAAATGGAGGAACCATAGAGCTTGTCTACACTCAG ACGTATGCTCCCACAACACTGGCTCCTGCCCGGGATTTTTGGACTCTTAGATACACTTCAAGTTTGGACAATGGCAGTCTTGTG GTTTGTGAGAGGTCTCTGTCTGGTTCTGGCTCGCGCCCAAATCCTGCTGCTGCGGCTCAGTTTGTAAGGGCTGAAATGCTCCCTAGTGGCTACTTGATTCGACCGTGTGATGGTGGAGGGTCAATTATCCACATTGTTGACCACCTAAATCTTGAG GCATGGAGTGTGCCAGAAGTGTTGCGACCACTTTATGAATCATCGAAGGTCGTAGCTCAGAAAATGACAATTGCG GCGCTCCGATATATCAGGCAAATAGCTCAAGAAACAAGCGGTGAAGTGGTATATGGATTGGGTAGGCAGCCTGCTGTTCTGCGAACCTTCAGCCAAAGATTAAGCAG AGGGTTCAATGATGCTGTAAATGGATTCAATGACGATGGTTGGACTGTACTGAACTGTGAGGGTGCTGAGGATGTAATCATTGCCGTTAATTCGACAAAAAATTTGAGCAGCACTTCTAATCCAGCAAATTCCCTCACATTCCTCGGAGGAATTCTCTGTGCCAAAGCTTCTATGTTGATCCAA AATGTCCCACCTGCCGTTTTGGTTCGCTTTTTGAGGGAGCACCGGTCGGAATGGGCTGATTTCAATGTTGATGCTTATTCAGCTGCATCACTGAAAGCTGGCACCTATGCCTATCCTGGGATGAGGCCTACAAGGTTCACTGGAAGTCAAATAATCATGCCTCTCGGCCATACAATTGAACATGAAGAG ATGCTAGAAGTCATTAGACTTGAAGGCCACTCTATAGCTCAAGAAGACGCATTTGTTTCAAGAGACATTCATCTCTTACAG ATATGTAGTGGAATTGATGAGAATGCAGTGGGGGCTTACTCCGAGCTCATATTTGCTCCAATCGATGAAATGTTCCCAGATGATGCTCCATTAGTTCCCTCTGGTTTCCGCATCATCCCATTGGATTCAAAACCA GGTGATAAAAAGGACGCAATGAATTCAAATCGGACGCTGGATTTGACATCTGGTTTTGAAGTGGCTCCAGCAACAACTCATGGTGCAGATGCATCATCTAGTCACAACAGATCAGTTTTGACGATTGCCTTCCAGTTCCCGTTTGACAGCAGTTTGCAAGATAATGTTGCAGTCATGGCACGCCAATATGTTCGCAGCGTGATTTCCTCCGTGCAGAGGGTTGCCATGGCTATATCTCCATCTGGTATAAACCCAACTGCTGGATCAAAACTTTCTCCTGGTTCTCCAGAAGCAGTTACACTAGCTCAATGGATCTGTCAGAGCTATAG TTACTATTTGGGGACAGACTTGCTGAGATCAGATTCTCTTGTTGGAGATATGATGCTGAAACATCTGTGGCATCATCAGGATGCTGTTCTATGCTGTTCACTGAAG TCACTGCCTGTGTTCATCTTTGCAAACCAAGCTGGCCTTGACATGTTGGAAACAACGCTAGTGGCCTTACAAGACATCACATTGGATAAAATATTTGATGAGTCTGGACGCAAGGCATTGTTTGCAGACTTTGCTAAGTTAATGCAGCAG GGGTTTGCTTATCTGCCAGCTGGGATCTGCATGTCCACGATGGGGCGGCATGTTTCATATGAGCAAGCCATTGCATGGAAAGTGCTTACTGCAGAAGATAACAACACTGTTCACTGCTTAGCTTTCACTTTCATAAATTGGTCATTTGTATGA